A region of the Mesorhizobium shangrilense genome:
AGAGGAGGCGGAAGAAATGATGCGGGCCGGCTGCGCCGACTATGTCGTCGCCCAGCAGCCGGTGCTGATCGGTCGTACCGAGGTTCGCGTGGTCGCGGATCTGATGAAGGGCGTCAAGCTCGAGCCCAAGATCATCGACGTGCCGTTGATCGGCGTGACGATGGAAAACCTTGAAACGGTCGATCGGGCCAACATGCATCCTCCCAAGGGATGGCGTCCGTAGGAGGGCGCACGGATGACCCGGCGCTGCGAAATGCAATGGAGATCGCGGCGCCGGAGTCTCTCTTCACTCGAACGCTCGGGTATCTGACCATGATGACTTCTACGGCTGATCTGATAATCGGTTTGTCATGAACAACGGTACAAGTTCCAAGTTGAAGACTGCTGCCGACAGCATTGCCGACAAGGCTAAGCCCGAACCGAACAGGCGAGCCAACGACCTGAAGGGCGCTGGTGTCGAGACCACCGAACCAGTAGCTCTCGAGGCTGCTCGCATTGGTCGCCGGTTGCAGACAATGCGGCGAGCACAGGGTCTTACACTGGTCGATCTCGCCGCGAAGGCGAATTGTTCAGCGAGCTTAGTATCGCGCGTCGAAAACGGGCGGCTGCTGCCGTCGCTTTCGGTGCTCCATAAGTTGGTCGCCGGTCTCGGCACCAGCATGGCCTCCTTCCTCTCCGGCTCAGAGAACGAGAGCTGCATGCTGGTTCGCGCCAGTGAACGGAAAGATGTTGCTCTCGACTATCTTGGAGATCCGCATCAAGGGGTGAGGATCGAGCAGATCATCCCTCACTCGCCCGAACGCACCCTGCAGGGAAATTTGATCACCATTACGGCCGGCCATGGCTCGGCAGGTGACTATTCGCACGTGGGAGAGGAGGCTGGTTTTGTCATGGATGGCTTTATCGAGCTGACCATCGACAAGCAGACCCATGTTCTGGGCAAAGGCGACTCGTTCTGCTTCCGCTCGGAGGCGCCCCACTCGTTCTACAATCCTGGCCCGGGCGAGGCAGTGGTCCTCTGGATCAACACGCCGCCGACATTCTAACGACGGATCCGACAGAAGCTTTGTCCGCGACGCATTCGCGGGCGTAGCTCGTTCGTGCGAACACCGCGCCAGTTTTCCGGCTTGGCTATACGTCTCGCTATCCATCGAAACGGTCGGGCAAAATTGGAATTCTAAGTTCCAGAATTGATGCCTGTCGCTCACCAGTACGCGGTGCGACCTTCCCGGATGTCAGCCGAATTGGCGCTGCGCCCGTGTTTCCACTTTGCATCGATGGAGGAGAACCAAGTGAGCGAGATCACACGCAAGGAGTTTCTCAGATTGGGCGCAGCAGGCGCGGCGGCTATCGCCGTAGCCTCGACCAACCGCCCCGCGCCGGCTGTCGCGGCAGCGCGGGGCGCAGCGCGTGCAACACTGATCCGAGGCGCCGACGTCTTGACGATGGACCAGAAGCTGGGCGAGC
Encoded here:
- a CDS encoding cupin domain-containing protein; the encoded protein is MNNGTSSKLKTAADSIADKAKPEPNRRANDLKGAGVETTEPVALEAARIGRRLQTMRRAQGLTLVDLAAKANCSASLVSRVENGRLLPSLSVLHKLVAGLGTSMASFLSGSENESCMLVRASERKDVALDYLGDPHQGVRIEQIIPHSPERTLQGNLITITAGHGSAGDYSHVGEEAGFVMDGFIELTIDKQTHVLGKGDSFCFRSEAPHSFYNPGPGEAVVLWINTPPTF